In Mycoplasmopsis synoviae ATCC 25204, the sequence GTTTACAAAAGAGATAACAATAAAATTGAAAGCCAAACCAACTACTAATGGCAAATAAAATTTTTAAAGAAATTTACAATCAAAAATTAATACCTTCTTCTGAAGTTAAAAAATTTATTAAATCAAATACCAATTTAGCTTTTTCAATGCATTTCATGCAACCTAGAAAAATTCTAGAAGAAATTGCAAATATCGCCAGAAGCGATAAAGACTTTAAAATCAACGCTTATTATTTTTCAGCAAAGCAAAATGCCGCAGATACAATATTAGACTTTGATCTTAACAAACAAATAGTGCCTAATACTTTTTTCATGCAAGATACTGAGCGTAAAATTTTAAAACGTCAAAAAGAAGAAAGCTTAGATGAAAAAAGAGTATTTTTCATTCCAGCACACTTTTCAGATTCACCAAGAATTTTTAGTGAAAATCTAAAAATTGATTCATTTGTGACAATGGTTTCACCTATGAATGAATATGGTTACATGTCAATGGGCCTTTCTAATGATTATTCTTCAACAGCAGTAAGGCTAGCTAAAACTGTAATAGTTGAAGTAAATAAAAACATTCCTTTTGTAATTGGAGAAAATAATTTAATTCACGTTAGTGATGTAAGCGCTATAGTGGAGCACGATTCTCCTCTTCAAGAAGTAGTTGATCTTCCTCCAACTCCTGAAGAAGAAACAATTGCAAAAATAGTTAGTGAATTTATTCCAGATAGAGCTTGCATTCAAATGGGAATTGGTGGTCTTCCAAATTCAATTTGCAATGAACTATATAATAAAAAAGATTTAGGAATCCATACAGAAGTTTTAACCACCGGAATGATAGGTCTTATCAAAGCCGGAGTGGTTACCAACAAATACAAAAAAATAAATAAAAATATTTCAGTTTTTACATTTGCTATTGGTAACAAGCAAATGTATGAAGAGCTTCATTTAAATCCAACTATTCAATCTTTTCCAGTAAACTACGTAAATGATCCATACGTAATTTCTAAAATAGATAATCTTGTTTCTATTAATTCAACTATTGAAATTGATTTAACTGGAGCATGTAATTCTGAGTATTTAAATGGTCACCAATTTTCTGCAACAGGAGGCCAAGTTGATTTCGTACGTGGAGCTTATATGTCTCAAGGCGGAAAGTCAATTATAGCCCTAACTTCAACTACTAAAAATAAAAAATTTTCTAAAATTGTTGCAAGGCTATCAGGGCCAACTACCACTTTAAGAAACGATGTTCACTGAGTGGTAACTGAATATGGAGCTGTTAATTTAAAAGGATTAAATACAGTCCAAAGAGCAAGAGCTTTAATTAATTTGGCACATCCAGATTTTAGAGAAGATCTTGAAAAACAAGCCAGAGAGCTTAATTTATTATAAGGAGAAAAATGTACGTAAATTCAAAATTTTTTGAAGTTAAAGGTAAAGAACTTTGACTTAAACCTGAAGGAGTACAAAGCAAAGACGGTAGATTTTTAGTCTTTGATTTAGACTGAAAAAAGATGCCTAAAGCTAAATCATACGCACTAACTTTAGTTGACTATGAAGCTTCTAGAGTAATCGGGCAACCTTTTGTTCACTTTGCTGCCGCTAACGTTACAAGCACTCATTTAAAACATGGTGAAAACCTAGAAAAAACTCAATGAGTAATGGGAGTTAATTCTAGAGTTCCAGGTGCTGGAGAAAACTCAAATGGAGTTCATGTTGAATGTATTCCTGCTGCCTTTAAAGCTTCAAGCTTTGAAGAAGCCTGTGATTATTTCCCACCAATGCCACCTGATAAAAAACACCTTTATACATTAAAAGTATACGGTCTTGATACAGATAAATTAAACCTAGAAAAAGGATTTTTCCTAGGTGATTTAAATAGAGCAATGCTAGATCACGTTGTTGATGTATACACTGTTAATTTCTGATATAAACAATAAGGAGAACTAATGCATAAATTAGGTAATAAAACACAAATAAAATCTAAATCAGTTAACGAACATGGATATCTACACGATGTTCATGGAGCTCACGGTAAAGCTTCATTTCGTTTTCCAGATCACTCATTTGAATTAAAATGAGACAAAATGCCAAATGCTAAATCATATGCTCTTTTACTTGAGGATTTTGATGCAATGAAAGTTATTGGTTTTCCTTTTATTCACTGAGTTGCAGTTAATGTTAAAGAAAACTTTGTATCAGAGGCTGCTTCTAAACTTGCTTTTGATCACTTAAAAGAAAATCTTGGAAAAGCAATGCCTAGCAACTTATTATGACAAGGATATAACTCTTCAGTTTCAAAAACTTTAGTAACAGAAAATAAAGAAAAAGGATCAAGCTTAAATGGAATTCTTCCTGAAATGTTTACATCATTAGAGCTAGAAGACGCTGCCCAATACTTTGGGCCATATCCTCCTGACAAAGATCACGTTTATACTTTAACAGTATTTGGTCTTGATGTAGATGCAAGCGAACTTGAATACAAAGACGCAGATGGGCTATCACATAAATTAGATAAACCATACTACGTTGGAGATTTTCTTCAAGCAGTTGATACACACGTAGTTGGAACTTACACATTAAACTTCAAATACCGTCAAGCTGGATCTAACTAAAAAAATATTTTCATATTGTAAGGTAAACCTTACCACTTACAATTTAATAAAATTGCCGATTTTTAAAAAGTTGGCTTTTTATTTTTTAATATTTTATTTTTCCTTCTTTTAGTAGTGAGTTTTAACAAAAAACTCCAAAAAAAATTAAAATTTTTTGAGAGGGGTGCATTGCACTTTACAATGTGGTTAAATTAAATATATAATTTAATTAGGTTAAAAAATAAAATTAAAACTGCATTTTGCAATTTTATAATTAAAAAAATTTTTTTTAAATGGCATATCATGTTAGAGCAACAAAAAATTTCAGAAAAAATGTTTTATAGAATATTTTTTAAAAAAAATGGCAATTCCAGTTGCTTATTCTATTATTGCAATTTTTATATATTTTTTCTTCTTTACTCTTTCTTATTATTATCTTTATAATCAACTTTCTGTTAAAGCTTTTTTACTGCTCCTGCCAATAGAGATTCTTTTGAATTTAAATGGGTTTTATTTTGAATAAATTTAGCATTTCAACTTTTTCAATATGAAAAGTTTAATTTTTTTTGTTTTATTGTTTTTTATTTTTTACCAATAGTTATTTGAAGTTATTATTTAAGAAAATTTTATAAAAGCGATTATTACAAAAGAATTATTTTATTAAATGGAAACAAAAAATCTATTAAGTATTTAGGGATTTATTTAGTTATTTTTTGATTTTTTGTATTTTTAATTATTAATTTAGTTTCTCTGTGACCAATTGATTATTTATAGCAATATAATTCTTGAGGATACAAAGGTAATTCTTCTAATACATATGAAATTCCATGACAAAAAGAATTTTCAGAAAGTGATTTAGAATTTTTTGGTTATGAAAGAGCACCTATTACTCTTGTTCCGTTAAATTTATCTAGCAGTTTGAATAACGATAATTTTATAGATAATGGATTTTTTTACAACGAATTGCTAGATCAATATTTTTTTAGACCAAAACAATTATTTGGCTCTTATATAAGGAAATGAAATAATATTTATTTCAAATATAAACCTTTTGTGTAATTTCAATAGATAATTTTTTCTATTTAAATAACAAATATTTTAGTCACATAATTTTGAGTTTTTTATCTTTTTTTACAGCAATAGTTTTTGTCAGCGCTTCTTTTATTTTAAATAAATGAATTTTGTCGTTAATTTGAATTTTTATTTTCATTTCATTAATATTAGATTTTTCAGGACTATTGAATAGAATTGATTTTGATCGCGAAGGCCTATATAGTATTTCTTATAAAGAAGCTCATGATTTTATTGGTTCAGAATTAAATTTTAAAAAGTTTTTAGTGAAAATTCCGTTTTCTTTATTTAATCCTTATTCATTATTGGATGTATTTACCAACTTTCATTTTTTAACTAAGAAAATTAGCATGGCTTGAGCTTTTCCAATTATTTTTATTTCTATATTTAATTTTTGGTTTTTAAATTTTATTATTCGCACAATGAATAGAAATTCAGAATATTCATTTTTATAAAAAATAAAATTAATGAACAATTTATTGTTCATTTTTTATTAAATTAAAACTACGCGGAAAATAAAGTTAAACTAAATATATAATTTAATTACTTTAAAAAAACATAAAAATTAAAAATTAATTTTTTCGTCGATATTGTAAGGTAAATTTTATAGCCCAAAATTTAATAAAAATTGTAAATGGTAACTTGCACTTTACAATATGGAAGTAATAAAGCAAAACTCTTTATTATTTTTTTATAGTATTATTATCAAGCGAAAAATCAATAATTAGCTTAATTAAAGGACTTAAATTTCGTGGTAATTTAGCAATTGTAAAATTAATTACCTCAGATAAGAGTCAAATAAATAATAAATTTCATGAATTAGAAATTGTCTATCAACAAAAATATATAGACGGAAAAAGTACAGCGGATCCAAGATTAATAATTGAAACAATGCAAATTCTATATGAAAAAGATATAGATATTTTTTGTATTGCAACAAGCGATAGCGATTTTGTTTATCTTTTACAAAAACTAAAATCAAAAAATAAATACGTTATTTTAGCATGTGAAAGTGTCGCTAGTCCATGACTCAAAGAAAATGCACATGAAGTTTTCGAAGAAAACCCAATCGATACAAACAAAGATTTAGAAACAAATATCAATGAAAATTACTTATTAGATTTACTCGAAGAAAAAATAGCTCCTGAAAAACAATTAGTTGTTCAAGAAGCGCAAATATCTAATAACGAAAATCAAGCTGAAAAAAAGAATTCAAGAAGAAGAAAAAGAAATAGAAAAAAACTTAAGAAAGCAAACGTAAACGAAATAACTAGCGAAGTACAAAAAGCTGTTTTAGTTGAAAATTCTGAAACACAAAATACAGAAACTGAAAAAGTTGAAGAAGTTAAAAATAAAGAAATAATTGTTGATGATTCTAAAAAACTTTTTAAATCAAGAGGACAGTTTTTTAATTTTGTTACCCAATTTGTAAAACAAGAATCTGAAGAAGAAAAAATAAAACTTGAATCTTTAGAAAACAAATTAAAAGATAGTAAAGATTTGTTACAAACATTTTTTAAAACTGATAATTTAGAAAAAATATTAAAAACAAAATATAAAAACTCTTTTTGATTGAGAAAAGAAAATAAAACAGTTTTTTTATCAGCTATAAATGGTAAAGCTATTAATAATTTTGTAATTAATTATGTGAAAAATACTACAAATCCCAAACTTTCAAGATTACAAAATTCACTTAAAACAACATTTAAAAATTTTGACCTTAAAAAAAGAACTGGTTATAGCAGGTGAAAAACTTATTTAGAATCTATAAATATTATTGATTCAGGAAATAAATTAAACTTTAAAAAATAAGAAACACTTAAAATAGTGTTTTTTTGCAATTTTTTGTAATTTTTTTAAAGTTATTTATTAAATTTAACTGGTTTTATAGTATTATATTGCAAGAGAATTTTTATTATATTATTTTATTTTTACATTTAAATAATTTAAAAAATAAGAATTATATTTTTATAATTTTTTGTTTTATTTTAATTGCTTACTCTTTGATAGGAAAACAAATATTAATGAATCCAACTAGAATTGTTGCTCTAGGGGGAGTTGAAGAAATTGGGAAATCAACTCTTTTAGTTGAGCATTTAGATCATATTTTTATAATAGATGCCGGGATTAAATTTGCCGACACATACAACACTGGAGTTAAAGGAATTATTCCTAATTACTCTTACTTAAAACAAAAAGGTAAAAAAATAGAAGGCCTTTTTATAACACATGGACATGAAGATCACATTGGTGGTGTGGTTTATTTAGTTAAAGAAACTAACTTAAATAAAATCTTTGCTCCTAGAATTGCAATTCAATATTTAAAACTTAAATTTGATGAACATAAAATCACAAAAAAAGTTGAATTTATTGAAATTCATAAATCTGATGTTCATAAATTTGCAAACAATTGTAAAGTAGATTTCTGAACAGCACAGCATTCAATTCCAGATGCTTTTGGAGTTAGAATTACAACCCCTAATGGATCAATAATGTGTACAGGAGATTTTAGATTTGACTATACTCCTATTGGTAATTACACCGATTTTAAAAGATTATATGAAATTGGAAATCAAAAATTAACAGCGCTGCTTTCTGATTCAACTAATGCAATGCGTCCTAATCATTCACCAAGTGAAAAAGACATTTTAGCTGATATTTCATATTACATGAAGCAAGCTAAAAGAAAAACAATAATAACAACCTTTGCTTCAAATTTAACCAGAGTTAAAGTAATAATCGAACTTGCTGCTAAATTAAATAAAAAAGTTATTACCTTTGGTCGTTCAATGATTCAAGGTGTTAAAGTTGGTAGAAAGTTAGGTTATATTAATGCACCTGATGACGTTTTTATTGACAAGAAACAACTTAAATCAATTCCTGATAATAAAGTTGTTATTTTAACAACAGGATCTCAAGGTGAACAACTTGCTGCGCTAGCTAGAATGAGTTATGGAAAACATGCAAGCATTAAAATAATGAAAAACGATTTAATTATTTTTTCATCTAGTCCTATT encodes:
- a CDS encoding NYN domain-containing protein → MAIVKLITSDKSQINNKFHELEIVYQQKYIDGKSTADPRLIIETMQILYEKDIDIFCIATSDSDFVYLLQKLKSKNKYVILACESVASPWLKENAHEVFEENPIDTNKDLETNINENYLLDLLEEKIAPEKQLVVQEAQISNNENQAEKKNSRRRKRNRKKLKKANVNEITSEVQKAVLVENSETQNTETEKVEEVKNKEIIVDDSKKLFKSRGQFFNFVTQFVKQESEEEKIKLESLENKLKDSKDLLQTFFKTDNLEKILKTKYKNSFWLRKENKTVFLSAINGKAINNFVINYVKNTTNPKLSRLQNSLKTTFKNFDLKKRTGYSRWKTYLESINIIDSGNKLNFKK
- a CDS encoding YbhB/YbcL family Raf kinase inhibitor-like protein, with the translated sequence MHKLGNKTQIKSKSVNEHGYLHDVHGAHGKASFRFPDHSFELKWDKMPNAKSYALLLEDFDAMKVIGFPFIHWVAVNVKENFVSEAASKLAFDHLKENLGKAMPSNLLWQGYNSSVSKTLVTENKEKGSSLNGILPEMFTSLELEDAAQYFGPYPPDKDHVYTLTVFGLDVDASELEYKDADGLSHKLDKPYYVGDFLQAVDTHVVGTYTLNFKYRQAGSN
- a CDS encoding acetyl-CoA hydrolase/transferase family protein, translating into MANKIFKEIYNQKLIPSSEVKKFIKSNTNLAFSMHFMQPRKILEEIANIARSDKDFKINAYYFSAKQNAADTILDFDLNKQIVPNTFFMQDTERKILKRQKEESLDEKRVFFIPAHFSDSPRIFSENLKIDSFVTMVSPMNEYGYMSMGLSNDYSSTAVRLAKTVIVEVNKNIPFVIGENNLIHVSDVSAIVEHDSPLQEVVDLPPTPEEETIAKIVSEFIPDRACIQMGIGGLPNSICNELYNKKDLGIHTEVLTTGMIGLIKAGVVTNKYKKINKNISVFTFAIGNKQMYEELHLNPTIQSFPVNYVNDPYVISKIDNLVSINSTIEIDLTGACNSEYLNGHQFSATGGQVDFVRGAYMSQGGKSIIALTSTTKNKKFSKIVARLSGPTTTLRNDVHWVVTEYGAVNLKGLNTVQRARALINLAHPDFREDLEKQARELNLL
- a CDS encoding ribonuclease J, coding for MNPTRIVALGGVEEIGKSTLLVEHLDHIFIIDAGIKFADTYNTGVKGIIPNYSYLKQKGKKIEGLFITHGHEDHIGGVVYLVKETNLNKIFAPRIAIQYLKLKFDEHKITKKVEFIEIHKSDVHKFANNCKVDFWTAQHSIPDAFGVRITTPNGSIMCTGDFRFDYTPIGNYTDFKRLYEIGNQKLTALLSDSTNAMRPNHSPSEKDILADISYYMKQAKRKTIITTFASNLTRVKVIIELAAKLNKKVITFGRSMIQGVKVGRKLGYINAPDDVFIDKKQLKSIPDNKVVILTTGSQGEQLAALARMSYGKHASIKIMKNDLIIFSSSPIPGNKMVIELLINRLYKLGAIIKENGVDGYLHTSGHAYRHEHDKIFKLTRPKYFLPYHGEYRMSVVHGKTAIENGVNPENVIVIQKGIVYNMLNEKITATNEKVEFGPVYIDGKKVLENSAKVIAERNQLKNSGFVNMVFLINKKTKSIVARPTFISKGTIVMKNSKDEVEEIKRITHGAVLHYIKNTPEFKEKDLEYIVKDRIYSFFHRKKRRDPVTVIKFFYVDELKEPEFKNLRISFLNDKTEPKNLVSKVNILDNKNKKISKNQKKKIDSLQKLMDLDDFDLLDSDDDDEDDDGE
- a CDS encoding YbhB/YbcL family Raf kinase inhibitor-like protein; the protein is MYVNSKFFEVKGKELWLKPEGVQSKDGRFLVFDLDWKKMPKAKSYALTLVDYEASRVIGQPFVHFAAANVTSTHLKHGENLEKTQWVMGVNSRVPGAGENSNGVHVECIPAAFKASSFEEACDYFPPMPPDKKHLYTLKVYGLDTDKLNLEKGFFLGDLNRAMLDHVVDVYTVNFWYKQ